DNA from Thermoproteales archaeon:
AACAAGCATTATAGGCGGAGTTTCGTGTATGTGATGCCCTTCCTCCTCTAATTCTTTGATATGCTTGCTCTCTTGTCCAAGGAACGTTAAGCTTAACATCCTAATACTGTAGAATGCGGTTAGAACAGCAGTTATAACGCCGAGGACATATGGGAGATATTGCTTGGAAACAAGCGCAGATTCTAATACCATATCCTTGCTCCAGAATCCGCTGAATAGAAATGGAACTCCCATGAGCGAGAAAGCCGCTAGCGTCATTAGCAAGAACGTCTTTGGCATGTATTTCTTCAATCCGCCGAAATCTCTCAAAAATCTGGATTCTGCCGCGTGTAGAACTGCTCCAGCCGAGAGGAAGAGAGCTGCTTTGAAAAGCGCGTGGCTCATAAGGTGGAACACTCCTCCCACGTAGCCTATCAGGTATTCGTGCGATAAACCGGCAGCGCCCAAAGCCATCATCATGTAGCCTAGCTGGCTAACGGTCGAATAAGCTAAAACCTTTTTCAGCTCGGTGGACACTATCGCTTGAGTAGCAGCTACGAATGCTGTGAGAACGCCTATCCACATAACGACGGTAAAGAACAGAGATATTTCTGGATAGTTGAGAGACCACGAATATACTATTGGGAAGAGTCTTGCTACCAGGTAAACGCCAGCTTTGACCATCGTCGCCGCGTGTATTAAAGCGCTGACAGTGGTTGGTCCTGCCATAGCATCGGGAAGCCACTCCATCAAGGGTAGTTGCGCCGACTTGCCGACGGGGCCGAAGAATAGAAATATGAGTCCTAGCATGACTAACCATGCTATCTCCTTGCCTATATGAGCTTCCGCTAATTCTGGAAAGCTTAACGTACCGAGAGTAGCGAGGATTATGAAAGCTCCTATAAGCATGAAAACGTCTCCAAGCCTCGTAACGAGAAACGCTTTTAAACCGCAGTGCGATGGTGGGTAAGCCTCGTCGCCTTCGCCAACCCAGCATTTCAGCCAGTCTTTTTTAGAGTCTCTATACCAGAATCCTATGAGCGCGTAGCTGCACAAGCCAACGCCTTCCCATCCGAAAAGCATCTGAATGAGGTTTTCCGAGAACACTAGCAATAGCATATTTCCTATGAAGAAGTTCATGAAGAACCAATACCTTGTTAGGCTTGGGTCTCCGTGCATGTAGCCTAGCGAGTAGACCATGATCAAGAAGCTTATAATTGCTACGACGTTAGCCATGATTATGCTTAATGGATCTACCATTACCCCGACTTTAAGCTCGGAGAATATGGGAGCGCCTTCGAGCACGATCCAACTATAAGATTTATGCAGTGGCCAATGCTTCTCAGAAAATAGAAGCGGTATAAGCATCACAGTTGAGGCAGCTGCTAGTAATGAAAAGAAGACCGCAGCATAGTCTCGTAGCTTGTCGCTGATCTTGCTCATAACAGGCGTGAGTAAAGCTCCTGTAATTGGAAATATCCAGCTTAACCAGGCGAGAAGTTCCCAATACTCCATTACACACCACCCAGGATTAGACTAATTTTTATATTGGAAACCGTACTTCCGACAAGCACGCTTACGGGCTCAGCTATGATTTCCACTACGGGATCTATGAATATTGTTATTAGAATACATAGTATGGCTAATATTAGGACGGGTATTACCATTGAGAGCTTAGCCTCGGTTATCTTAGCCAAATGCTCAGATGGACTTCTAAGGCTTATTCTCTCAAGCAACCAAACGTAATAGCCTGCTGCTATAAACATGTTTACTATGAATACTATGGTTGAAGCATAGAGGAATGGATCTGCTGGAAACGCCAGCATAGCCATAACTATGAAGAATTTGCTCCAGAATCCGCTCAGTGGCGGAACACCCGCCAAGTTTAATAGTCCTACAGAGAAGGATACTGCTGAAATAGGCATTTTTACTCCTATACCTTCCAGCTTAGTTAAGTCTCTTGTTTTAGCTTCATGTATGAAGCAGCCAGCGCCGAGGAAGAGGAGGCCTTTTCCTATAGCGTGATTTAGTATGTGGAATAGACCTCCTAGAAGCGCGAGCGATACAGCGCCCAATTCCGTTGGATGATTATATGCTATATACGTGGAAACGCCTAGCGCTAGTATTATGTATCCCATGTTTGCTATGCTGGAGTAGGCTAAAAATCTCTTCACGTCACGCTGGAGGATAACCATTATGTTTGCAACAGTCATCGTTAACAATCCAAAAAGTATCAATATGCTCCCATAGTAAAACTTGGTTGGGTAGAAAACTGTGAAAAGTATCTTGAATATAGCGAAAGCTCCCGTTTTAATTACTACTCCTGAAAGCATAGCGCTGATCGAGCTTGGAGCAGCTGGGTGCGCGTCGGGAAGCCACGTGTGGAAGGGAACAATTGCAGCTGTAACTCCGAAACCTGCTATAATCATCGCAATAATGTAGTATAATGTATCTCTAGGTATTGATGCTGAATTAGATAAGATCAGCTGGCTGAGCTCAGAAAAGTTGAGAGTGCCGGTTATTCCATATAACAGCGATATGCTGTATAGGGCTATCAAGGAGCCTATGGTGCTCATTACCAAGTATTTAAATCCGGCCTCGACAGCCTCCCATCTATACTTCCTAAACGAAACCAGAGTATAGGACGATATGCACATCAACTCCCACATCACGTAAAGCGTGAATAGATCGTCGACCATTGTTACGCCAACCATTCCCGCTACAAGCGTTAAGAGAAGTGTATAATATTCATCTAGCCCTGTCTCCTTTTCCATGTAGCCTACAGAGTATATCGAAACTATTAAACCCAGAAAGCTGAATATGAGAGATAGATATGCGCTAAACGCGTCGATCTTTATCCCTACCGAAGCCCATTCAGGCTCAAGTTTTATTTTGCATGTAATGGGCAGCTTGCCATTAGATATTATGTAAAGGAAGTAGGCTGTGGTTATTGCAAAAGCGAGGATTGCCCATGCATCTCGAATTTTCTCCTTGCCAATTTTTCTAGACAAAAAGCCTATAACTGGCGTTGTTAAGCCGCCTACAAGTAATACAAGTAGAGGGAATAGACAGCACCACAACATTCCTACCACCTCAACCTCCTAAGCTTCCTAGTATCAAGAGTCTTATAATGCCTGTAGACGTTTATTAGTATAGATAGCGCAATAGCCGCAACAGCTGCGCCGATAGCTATAGAAATTATGGTCATTTCCTGGGCTAGTGGGTCGACATAGTCAGCTTTATGTAGGCCCATCGTTAAGATGTTTAAGTTGACGCCAACGGTAATTATCTCAATACCTATAATGATCTTCAATAGGTTTCTCTTCGAAGCTATGCAGTACAAGCCTACCAAGATCAAAACTATCGCTATATTAGCATAGAATATTTGAAGATACATCATTTCTCCACCTCCTCTATCACAACCTCCTCCTCTTCAATCTTTTCCCTTTCCTTTCTAAATAATGCAGAAATGGCTGTAGCCGTTGCGAACAGCATAAAAGCTTGAACAAACACGTCAAGCCACCTGTTACTCCAGACAAAGTATGGTTTTTGCTCGAACTTGAAATCTAGACTATATCCCACCAATACTATCTGAAAAATATCTGGATTTATTAGTAGAATGTAGGCTAGCAATAGCACTATTAGCAATACAGAAACTATTTCTTCAGCCCTCACTCTCTTCACCACCTCTTACATGCATGAAAGCAAGCAGTAACACGGTTACACCACCAGCGTAAACCGATAGTTGGAAAACGGCTACGTAGGGAGCGCCTATCAAGTAGAAGACTGCTGAAATGAACACGTTCATTATGGTGAAGGCTAGGATTGATTTGAAAAGATCCTTAATCTCAACAGCTAAAAGAGCGAACACTATCGTTAAAATTGAAAACAGGTAATGGAACCACATCACATATCACCTACTTAATAACTAGAGTTTCTTTGTCAAAAGCTATATTCTCGAAGACATTGGATACTTCTATAGCTTTGACGGGACAATACTCGGCGCAGGATGCGCAGTAGATGCATCTATACATGAAGAATACTGGTCGTTTGCCTTTTTCATCTTCAATTATTTTAATAGCTTGGGCGGGACACACTCTGAAGCACATTTGGCATCCTATGCACTTATCCCTGTGAAAAACGAGCTTACCTCTAAATCCTTCTGGGAGATGGACCAGCTCTTTTTCTTTAAATGGATAAAGTATTGTCGCGCGTTTCTTTAGTAAGTTTTTGTAAACTTCACCAATCATATAACCTGGCTTAGGCATTATGCCATCACCCTCACGATTAATAACGATAATAAAGATAGAGGTATGAGATACCTCCATGAGAAGGTTAGCATTTGATCGATCCTTATTCTTGCAAACAATGCCCTTAAAGTCGACAATATTAGGAGGAGGACTATCGATTTTAGGGTAAAGTAGAGAGCGTAGAAAACCATCTCTAATCCAGGAATTGTTGGGCCGAGGGGGCCTCCTAGAAATAGAGTTGCGCCTAAACCGCACATCAACAGCGTTTCTATATCTCTTCCAATCCTAAACAATGCCAGCTTTTTCCCGGAAAACTCTACCAGCCACCCAGCGACTATCTCCTGCTCGGCTTCAGGAATATCAAAAGGCACTCTTTCAAGCTCTGCCTGCGCTGCTATGATGAATATTATAAACGTTAGTAAATGCGGTCCAAAGATGTACCATATGCCGCTTTGGCTTTCAACTATATCCTTTATTGTAAGCGAGTTAGAAGTTAAAGCAACGCTTATAATTGAAAGCATGAACGGGATCTCGTATCCTATAAGCTGTAGGATCGCTCTCTCTGCCCCTATAACCGCGAACCTGTTCGATGACGATACCCCAGCCATATATACTAGAATAGAGATAATGGTTAATAAGGCAGCGAGAAAGATTAAGTCTCCCGTAAACGAGATAACCCCCGCTGCGCCGCATATTGGCAGTAATAGCGTGAGCAGAAGGTTTACCGTGAAGAAAAGAATTGGCGCTAAAGTAAACAAAGGCTTATCAGCTCCTTCAGGGATAATATCCTCTTTAGATAATAGCTTAATAAAATCGGCTAATGGCTGAAGTATCCCGTGAGGTCCAGCATACAACGGTCCAACTCTATTTTGAATCTTTGCATAAAACTTTCTATCTATCCACTCGTAAAGCAGCGACAGTATTCCTATAAATATAAAGCCTGGAAATAGCAACATTTCTAAAATTTTATATAAAACCTCAAGCATGCTTCTCAAACCTCTCCAAAGAATATTTTAAAAGCTCATTATAAGTCCAGACCCAGCTTTTATCCTTTTCAATATCGACAAACATTACCCTGCCTGTACAACATAAGCATGGATCGATTGATCCGAATATGATCGGGATATCAGCTATGTACACGGAGTAGTCTCCTCTAGAAGTGAGCATTCTAGCCGTAGCGGGTATATTTGCTAAGGTGGGAGTCCTGACCTTGTACCTGTACGGCCTCGGGCTTCCATCGGATTTAACATAGTGCAGGAGCTCGCCTCTCGGTGCTTCTACCCTGCTAACAGATTCGCCAGGTGGCGGCTTTATTATTACTGGTATTTTAAGCCTATAACTGCCGGATGGAAGATGATCCAAGCTGTATCTTATCATTTCAATACATTCCAAAACCTCGTCAACTCTCACAAGTATTCTAGCATAAACATCGCAAGTATCATAAGTTGCTACATTGAAGGGAACTTCGTCGTGAGCAATGTATGGATCGTCGGCCCTGACATCGTGTTTTATGCCTGAAGCTCTTAACACTGGACCGACCGCGAAAAGCTCAACGGCTTCGCTAGGTTTAAGAATTCCTACGTTTTGAGTTCTCGCCAGTATCGTAGGCTCCTCCATTATAACTTTCTTATAATATTTGGTTCTCTCTTCTAGATAATCAAGAGCTTTTCTAATCTTCTGCTCTATTTGAGGTGTTATATCTCTCCTAACTCCGCCAATAGTGTTATAAGATGTTACTACACGATTTCCAGTAATTGTCTCGAGCAGATCCAAGACTTTCTCCCTGTCTCTCCAAATATACATGAACAGAGTTTCAAATCCTATCTGGTGCGCCGCGAGACCAAGCCATAGCAAGTGACTATGTATCCTGCTTAACTCTTCAACTATCAGCCTTAGATATTTGGCTCTAGGAGGAATTTCTTTGCCAAGCAACTGCTCGATATTCTGGGTATAGCATACCGTATGGGCTGCGTTGCATATGCCACATATTCTTTCAGCCAGAAATATTCCTTTCAAGTATTCCCTGTATTCGAGGCCTTTTTCGATGCCTCTATG
Protein-coding regions in this window:
- a CDS encoding NADH-quinone oxidoreductase subunit H — protein: MLEVLYKILEMLLFPGFIFIGILSLLYEWIDRKFYAKIQNRVGPLYAGPHGILQPLADFIKLLSKEDIIPEGADKPLFTLAPILFFTVNLLLTLLLPICGAAGVISFTGDLIFLAALLTIISILVYMAGVSSSNRFAVIGAERAILQLIGYEIPFMLSIISVALTSNSLTIKDIVESQSGIWYIFGPHLLTFIIFIIAAQAELERVPFDIPEAEQEIVAGWLVEFSGKKLALFRIGRDIETLLMCGLGATLFLGGPLGPTIPGLEMVFYALYFTLKSIVLLLILSTLRALFARIRIDQMLTFSWRYLIPLSLLSLLIVRVMA
- a CDS encoding nickel-dependent hydrogenase large subunit translates to MSFYIPVGPQHPVHPEPLLMKFKVEGEQVVGVEINVSYTHRGIEKGLEYREYLKGIFLAERICGICNAAHTVCYTQNIEQLLGKEIPPRAKYLRLIVEELSRIHSHLLWLGLAAHQIGFETLFMYIWRDREKVLDLLETITGNRVVTSYNTIGGVRRDITPQIEQKIRKALDYLEERTKYYKKVIMEEPTILARTQNVGILKPSEAVELFAVGPVLRASGIKHDVRADDPYIAHDEVPFNVATYDTCDVYARILVRVDEVLECIEMIRYSLDHLPSGSYRLKIPVIIKPPPGESVSRVEAPRGELLHYVKSDGSPRPYRYKVRTPTLANIPATARMLTSRGDYSVYIADIPIIFGSIDPCLCCTGRVMFVDIEKDKSWVWTYNELLKYSLERFEKHA
- a CDS encoding NADH-quinone oxidoreductase subunit K, producing the protein MMYLQIFYANIAIVLILVGLYCIASKRNLLKIIIGIEIITVGVNLNILTMGLHKADYVDPLAQEMTIISIAIGAAVAAIALSILINVYRHYKTLDTRKLRRLRW
- a CDS encoding NADH-quinone oxidoreductase subunit L; protein product: MEYWELLAWLSWIFPITGALLTPVMSKISDKLRDYAAVFFSLLAAASTVMLIPLLFSEKHWPLHKSYSWIVLEGAPIFSELKVGVMVDPLSIIMANVVAIISFLIMVYSLGYMHGDPSLTRYWFFMNFFIGNMLLLVFSENLIQMLFGWEGVGLCSYALIGFWYRDSKKDWLKCWVGEGDEAYPPSHCGLKAFLVTRLGDVFMLIGAFIILATLGTLSFPELAEAHIGKEIAWLVMLGLIFLFFGPVGKSAQLPLMEWLPDAMAGPTTVSALIHAATMVKAGVYLVARLFPIVYSWSLNYPEISLFFTVVMWIGVLTAFVAATQAIVSTELKKVLAYSTVSQLGYMMMALGAAGLSHEYLIGYVGGVFHLMSHALFKAALFLSAGAVLHAAESRFLRDFGGLKKYMPKTFLLMTLAAFSLMGVPFLFSGFWSKDMVLESALVSKQYLPYVLGVITAVLTAFYSIRMLSLTFLGQESKHIKELEEEGHHIHETPPIMLVPIALLVFGTVALGVSGFFTKDFLEHTFHEYLSEYIHIHGGGGGGEAVLVTLVSSILALGLGAALSYITYISRLIDPVKLVSSSAALKSLHHFLYKRWYLNKVYYIITEAIARGSKIILETFELGVIDHANYVFASLMVGISRIFRRTHPGILNYYVIGIILGMLLLLIMLIGLG
- a CDS encoding 4Fe-4S binding protein, producing MPKPGYMIGEVYKNLLKKRATILYPFKEKELVHLPEGFRGKLVFHRDKCIGCQMCFRVCPAQAIKIIEDEKGKRPVFFMYRCIYCASCAEYCPVKAIEVSNVFENIAFDKETLVIK